In one Brevibacillus composti genomic region, the following are encoded:
- a CDS encoding DNA topoisomerase III produces MSKTLVLAEKPSVGRDIARVLHCHKKGNAFLEGDKYIVTWALGHLVTLADPEGYGEQYSSWKIEDLPILPPSFRLVVIRESSKQFHAVKTQLNRKDVKEIVIATDAGREGELVARWIIDMARAQKPIKRLWISSVTDKAILEGFRRLKDGKEFEPLYASAAARAEADWVVGINATRALTCKHNAQLSCGRVQTPTLAIIARREQEIRDFVPRTYYGITAVAENQLRLIWQDSKSKDIKTFSKETCDQIMKAIKGQKAEITDVIKTQKKSYAPPLYDLTELQRDANKLFGFSAKETLSVMQGLYEHHKVLTYPRTDSRYLSSDIVETLPDRIKAVQIKPYAPLAAKVLRSPIKANKAFVDDSKVTDHHAIIPTEQSVFLGDLSDKERKIYDLVVKRFLAVLFPPFEYEQTTIQAKIGDHSFFAKGKRVTQPGWREVYDFEWEEDESGDGIGDQLLPRMEKGDRLSIASLTQTAGETKPPEPFTEATLLSAMENPARYMAHEKKELIQTIGETGGLGTVATRADVIEKLFNTFLIEKRGKHIHLTSKGKQLLELVPDELQSPTLTAQWELKLAAIAKGKLSKQAFIGEMKAYARQVVQEIKNSEKKFRHDNLTRSKCPECGKFLLEVNGKKGKMLVCQDRECGHRKKISKVTNARCPQCHKRLEMRGEGEGQTFVCNCGHREKLSAFHERRNREKSSKMSKKEVSKYLKQQSQDDDDMVNPALKEALAKLKLE; encoded by the coding sequence ATGAGCAAAACACTGGTGTTGGCAGAGAAACCTTCTGTGGGGCGCGATATAGCCCGTGTCCTGCATTGTCATAAAAAAGGGAACGCTTTTCTGGAGGGCGACAAATACATTGTGACGTGGGCTTTGGGCCATCTCGTCACGCTGGCTGACCCGGAAGGATACGGGGAGCAGTACAGCTCGTGGAAAATCGAGGATTTGCCGATCCTGCCGCCGTCTTTTCGCCTGGTGGTCATCCGCGAGAGCAGCAAGCAGTTTCATGCTGTGAAAACGCAGTTGAACCGAAAGGACGTAAAGGAGATCGTCATCGCCACCGATGCGGGACGGGAAGGAGAGCTGGTCGCAAGATGGATCATCGACATGGCCCGGGCGCAGAAGCCGATCAAGCGGCTGTGGATATCATCGGTGACGGACAAAGCGATCCTGGAGGGATTTCGCCGTCTCAAGGACGGCAAGGAGTTCGAGCCTCTCTACGCCTCTGCGGCCGCTCGGGCCGAAGCCGACTGGGTAGTGGGCATCAATGCGACGCGGGCGCTCACCTGCAAACACAATGCCCAGCTGTCCTGCGGCCGGGTACAGACCCCTACCTTGGCGATCATCGCCAGACGGGAGCAGGAAATCCGCGATTTTGTGCCGCGCACCTATTACGGCATCACGGCAGTGGCCGAGAACCAGCTTCGGCTGATCTGGCAAGACTCCAAGTCCAAAGACATCAAAACCTTCTCCAAAGAGACCTGCGATCAAATCATGAAGGCGATCAAGGGGCAAAAAGCGGAGATCACCGATGTGATCAAAACCCAGAAGAAAAGCTATGCCCCGCCGCTCTACGATCTGACCGAGCTGCAGCGGGACGCCAATAAGCTGTTCGGCTTCTCGGCAAAAGAGACGTTATCCGTCATGCAAGGTCTCTACGAACATCACAAGGTGCTGACCTATCCGCGCACCGACTCCCGCTATCTATCGTCCGATATCGTGGAGACGCTTCCCGATCGGATCAAAGCGGTGCAAATCAAGCCCTATGCGCCGCTCGCGGCCAAAGTGCTGCGCTCCCCGATCAAAGCAAATAAAGCGTTTGTCGACGACAGCAAAGTAACGGATCACCATGCCATTATCCCGACGGAGCAGTCGGTATTTCTCGGAGATCTCAGCGACAAGGAACGAAAAATCTACGACTTGGTCGTCAAGCGCTTTTTGGCTGTCCTGTTCCCGCCTTTTGAATACGAGCAGACCACGATTCAGGCCAAGATTGGCGATCATTCGTTTTTTGCCAAAGGGAAAAGAGTGACCCAGCCGGGGTGGCGGGAAGTATACGATTTCGAGTGGGAAGAAGACGAGAGCGGGGATGGCATCGGCGATCAGCTCCTCCCTCGCATGGAAAAAGGCGATCGTCTGTCGATTGCCTCGTTGACCCAGACCGCTGGAGAGACCAAACCGCCGGAGCCTTTCACGGAGGCCACACTCCTTTCCGCGATGGAAAATCCGGCCAGGTACATGGCGCATGAGAAGAAAGAACTGATCCAGACGATCGGGGAAACGGGCGGACTGGGGACGGTGGCTACGCGGGCCGACGTGATCGAGAAGCTGTTCAATACCTTCCTGATCGAAAAGAGAGGGAAGCACATCCACCTCACGTCCAAGGGAAAACAATTGCTGGAGCTGGTCCCCGACGAACTGCAATCCCCGACACTGACGGCCCAGTGGGAGCTGAAGCTGGCCGCGATCGCCAAAGGAAAGCTGAGCAAGCAAGCCTTTATCGGCGAGATGAAGGCGTATGCCCGGCAAGTGGTTCAAGAGATCAAGAACAGCGAAAAAAAATTCCGGCATGATAACCTGACGCGCAGCAAATGCCCCGAGTGCGGCAAGTTTCTGTTGGAGGTTAACGGGAAAAAGGGAAAAATGCTGGTCTGTCAGGACCGCGAGTGCGGTCACCGAAAGAAAATTTCCAAAGTCACCAATGCGAGATGCCCGCAGTGTCACAAGAGACTGGAGATGCGAGGCGAAGGGGAGGGGCAAACCTTTGTCTGCAACTGCGGGCATCGGGAGAAGCTTTCTGCCTTCCACGAGCGTAGAAATCGCGAGAAAAGCAGCAAAATGTCCAAGAAAGAGGTATCCAAATACCTGAAGCAGCAGAGCCAGGACGATGACGATATGGTGAATCCGGCCCTGAAAGAAGCGCTGGCCAAGCTCAAGCTGGAATAA
- a CDS encoding ABC transporter ATP-binding protein — translation MDAVRVEHVWKSFSSREKNQPVLADVSFQVKKGEIVSILGQSGCGKSTLLNMIGGFERLDSGRIECGGTAVERPSRKCVMLFQHYGLLPWRSVLKNVELALEELPLSPAERRERAVEYLRLVGLEDRLEMFPHQLSGGMQQRVAIARALSIQPELILMDEPFAALDTFTRYHLQNELLRIQSREQTTIILVTHDIDEAVYLSDRVLIMGAGPGRIHREIRIRASRPRDRGHDEFQYFRKLILEEFSFNNPLPTVEFSI, via the coding sequence ATGGATGCCGTGCGGGTTGAGCATGTGTGGAAAAGCTTCTCTTCCCGAGAGAAGAACCAGCCGGTGCTGGCCGATGTTTCGTTTCAGGTGAAAAAGGGAGAAATCGTCTCGATTCTGGGGCAGAGCGGGTGCGGGAAGAGCACGCTTCTGAATATGATCGGAGGCTTTGAGCGGCTGGACAGCGGACGGATCGAATGCGGAGGGACGGCCGTCGAGAGACCGAGCCGGAAGTGCGTGATGCTGTTTCAGCATTATGGGCTGCTGCCCTGGCGCTCCGTCCTGAAAAATGTGGAGCTGGCTCTCGAAGAGCTGCCGCTCTCGCCCGCAGAGCGCAGGGAGCGTGCCGTGGAGTATCTCAGGCTGGTTGGTTTGGAGGATAGGCTGGAGATGTTTCCTCACCAACTGTCCGGCGGGATGCAGCAGCGGGTGGCCATCGCCAGGGCGCTGTCCATCCAGCCGGAGCTGATCCTCATGGATGAGCCGTTTGCCGCGCTGGATACCTTTACCCGCTATCACCTGCAAAATGAGCTGCTGCGCATTCAGAGCCGGGAACAGACGACGATTATCCTCGTGACGCATGACATTGATGAAGCCGTGTATCTGTCTGACCGCGTGCTGATTATGGGCGCGGGTCCCGGACGGATTCACCGGGAGATCCGGATTCGCGCATCGCGTCCAAGAGACAGGGGACATGACGAATTCCAGTATTTCCGCAAATTGATCCTGGAGGAATTCTCTTTCAATAATCCGTTGCCCACTGTGGAGTTCAGCATCTAG
- a CDS encoding RNA polymerase sigma factor, with translation MEREHMEQIVEEIKVSGSLEQFGVLVEALQQPIFTYCYHMLGHRQEAEDAVQEVLIKAYEHLEKYNRSVSFSAWVYKIAYHHCLNLIKRKKLHQLILFWKKDEAIQEHHQAAVRLDQEPISEPLHQALSILSPEERNLVILRVIEEKGYEELAALFHTNSAALRKKYERAIKKCKRQILSQKGGEANEAYRAIR, from the coding sequence GTGGAAAGAGAGCATATGGAACAAATCGTAGAGGAGATCAAAGTCTCCGGTTCCCTGGAGCAATTTGGAGTCCTCGTGGAAGCTCTGCAACAACCGATTTTTACCTACTGCTATCATATGCTGGGCCATAGACAGGAAGCCGAGGATGCCGTGCAAGAGGTGTTGATCAAAGCCTATGAGCATCTGGAAAAATACAATCGCTCCGTATCCTTTTCCGCTTGGGTATACAAGATTGCCTACCACCACTGCCTCAACCTGATCAAAAGGAAGAAACTTCATCAGCTCATCCTGTTCTGGAAAAAGGATGAGGCTATACAGGAACACCATCAGGCAGCGGTCCGGCTGGATCAGGAGCCAATCAGCGAGCCGCTTCATCAGGCGCTGTCGATTCTATCGCCGGAGGAACGAAATCTCGTGATCCTGCGGGTGATCGAAGAAAAGGGCTACGAAGAACTTGCGGCATTATTCCATACAAATTCAGCTGCCTTGCGAAAAAAATACGAACGAGCCATCAAGAAATGCAAACGTCAAATTTTGTCACAGAAGGGAGGGGAAGCGAATGAAGCATACCGAGCCATTCGATGA
- a CDS encoding undecaprenyl-diphosphate phosphatase — protein sequence MNLYELFVALILGMVEGLTEFAPVSSTGHMIIVDDFLFQTQQMFAPGVANTFKVVIQLGSILAVVVLMWDRFMNLLGLKKMPGQTASGPRLNLLTVLIGLIPAGVFGVLFNDYIDEYLFSTKTVIIGLVLGALLMIAADWFRPARPKVDTVDQITYRQALLVGLVQCLSLWPGFSRSGSTISGGVLLGMSHRAAADFTFIMAVPIMAGASFLSLLKSWDAITMDVVPFFVVGFISAFVFALICIRFFLKLINRIKLVPFAIYRLALAAVLYFVFF from the coding sequence TTGAATTTGTATGAATTGTTTGTCGCCCTGATTTTGGGAATGGTCGAAGGGCTTACCGAATTTGCGCCTGTGTCCTCCACGGGCCATATGATCATTGTCGATGATTTTCTGTTCCAGACCCAGCAGATGTTTGCCCCGGGCGTAGCCAATACGTTTAAAGTGGTGATTCAGCTGGGCTCCATCCTGGCCGTCGTCGTGCTGATGTGGGACCGTTTCATGAATCTGTTGGGGTTGAAAAAAATGCCCGGACAGACGGCATCCGGCCCGCGCCTGAACCTGCTGACCGTCTTGATCGGCCTCATTCCGGCAGGGGTATTCGGCGTCTTGTTCAATGATTACATTGATGAATACCTGTTTTCGACCAAAACCGTGATCATCGGGCTCGTCCTGGGGGCCTTGCTCATGATCGCAGCGGACTGGTTCCGACCCGCTCGTCCCAAGGTGGATACCGTCGATCAGATTACGTACAGACAAGCCCTCTTGGTAGGCTTGGTCCAATGCCTCTCGCTGTGGCCGGGATTCTCCCGCTCCGGCTCGACGATCTCCGGCGGGGTGCTGCTGGGGATGAGTCACCGGGCTGCGGCTGACTTCACCTTTATCATGGCGGTACCGATCATGGCAGGGGCCAGCTTCCTCTCGCTGCTCAAAAGCTGGGATGCGATCACGATGGATGTGGTGCCCTTTTTCGTCGTCGGCTTCATCAGCGCGTTTGTCTTTGCGCTCATCTGTATCCGCTTCTTCCTGAAGCTGATCAATCGCATCAAGCTGGTGCCGTTTGCGATTTACCGCCTGGCTTTGGCTGCGGTCCTCTATTTTGTCTTCTTTTAA
- a CDS encoding DinB family protein has translation MHLFYKQTLHLLDTELDRIQTAVNRLPEEHLWKKAREGTNSIGNLCLHLAGNEHQNIISGIGQKPFIRERSAEFLAEGGMESSALLTKLRDVREQSRSVLANLSAADLDREVLIVYPPGSGIESYTRTVLELLYHTTSHYSYHTGQIVYMARLLQHMDEHILKWKH, from the coding sequence ATGCATCTGTTTTACAAACAAACGCTGCACCTGCTCGATACGGAGCTGGACCGCATCCAAACAGCGGTGAACCGCTTGCCGGAGGAGCATTTGTGGAAAAAAGCGCGCGAGGGGACAAACAGTATTGGCAATCTCTGTCTGCACCTGGCCGGAAATGAGCACCAGAACATCATCAGCGGCATCGGACAAAAGCCGTTCATCCGCGAGCGGTCTGCGGAGTTTTTGGCCGAGGGGGGCATGGAGTCTTCTGCTTTGCTGACGAAGCTGCGCGATGTGCGCGAGCAGTCGAGAAGCGTGCTGGCAAATCTCTCCGCCGCCGATCTGGACAGAGAGGTATTGATCGTCTATCCGCCCGGCAGCGGCATTGAGTCCTATACGCGAACCGTGCTGGAGCTGCTGTATCACACCACGTCGCATTACTCGTATCACACGGGTCAAATCGTGTATATGGCCAGGCTGCTCCAGCATATGGACGAGCATATACTCAAGTGGAAGCATTGA
- a CDS encoding CarD family transcriptional regulator: MGLLFQIGDKIFYPVHGAGIVETIVEKEFLGEKQQYYVLDMLLRELHIMVPLHKIDGLNIRPVVEESTLNEVLVLLHEGEPDLSVTAAQRQRINHEKLKSGDIYEGAIVIRDLSYLNRLKGLGTGDRLMLDQAQQLLISEVELVKGISTEEASDMLIQAIQGSGSIA; the protein is encoded by the coding sequence GTGGGCTTATTGTTTCAGATTGGCGACAAGATCTTTTATCCTGTCCATGGTGCCGGGATTGTCGAAACGATCGTTGAGAAGGAGTTCCTCGGGGAAAAACAACAGTATTACGTCTTGGACATGCTGCTCCGAGAGCTGCATATCATGGTCCCACTGCATAAAATCGATGGCCTAAATATTCGACCCGTCGTAGAAGAAAGCACTTTGAATGAGGTGCTTGTCTTGCTTCATGAGGGCGAACCGGATCTGAGCGTCACCGCCGCGCAAAGGCAGCGGATCAACCACGAAAAACTCAAAAGCGGCGATATCTATGAAGGCGCTATCGTCATCCGCGATTTGTCCTATCTCAATCGACTGAAAGGGCTGGGAACCGGCGATCGGCTGATGCTGGATCAGGCCCAGCAGTTGTTAATCAGCGAAGTGGAACTGGTCAAAGGCATTTCGACAGAAGAAGCGTCGGACATGCTGATCCAGGCGATTCAAGGCAGCGGATCTATCGCCTGA
- a CDS encoding ABC transporter ATP-binding protein, which produces MRIVIEDVGKSFLDSKKREVTALQNINFSIEEQEFVVLVGPSGCGKSTLLNIVGGLMSPTSGSVYFEGTGGKKPKLGIVFQEIALFPWRTVYENVIFGLEENGASKQEQEEKGKHYIEMVGLQGFEGAYPKQLSGGMRQRAGIARALAIEPDLLLMDEPFSALDAQTRTLMQEELLTIWDRTRLSTLYVTHNIQEAVYLADRVIVLSRHPGQIKSIIHIDLPKMGRDQEEYRSQFEQYADQIWQLIRHDAQEALKEG; this is translated from the coding sequence ATGAGAATTGTCATCGAGGATGTGGGAAAGTCCTTTCTCGATTCGAAAAAAAGAGAAGTGACCGCCCTGCAGAACATCAATTTTTCCATCGAAGAGCAGGAATTCGTCGTGCTGGTGGGCCCGAGCGGCTGTGGGAAGTCCACGCTGCTCAACATCGTCGGGGGGCTCATGTCTCCGACGAGCGGCAGCGTCTATTTTGAGGGAACCGGGGGCAAAAAGCCCAAGCTGGGCATCGTCTTTCAGGAGATTGCCCTGTTTCCCTGGCGGACCGTCTATGAGAATGTGATCTTCGGTCTGGAGGAAAATGGCGCAAGCAAACAAGAGCAAGAGGAAAAGGGCAAGCATTATATCGAGATGGTCGGCCTGCAAGGATTTGAAGGCGCCTATCCCAAACAACTGTCAGGCGGTATGAGGCAGCGGGCCGGAATCGCCCGGGCACTCGCGATCGAACCGGATCTGCTGCTCATGGACGAGCCTTTTTCCGCTCTCGATGCACAGACGCGGACGCTGATGCAGGAGGAGCTCTTGACCATCTGGGACCGCACGCGGCTCAGCACGCTGTACGTGACCCATAACATCCAGGAAGCCGTATACCTGGCCGACCGCGTGATTGTCCTGTCGAGACATCCCGGCCAAATTAAGAGCATTATCCACATCGATTTGCCAAAAATGGGCAGAGATCAAGAGGAATACCGCAGCCAGTTTGAGCAGTACGCCGATCAAATCTGGCAGTTGATTCGTCACGATGCCCAGGAAGCGCTGAAAGAGGGGTGA
- a CDS encoding alpha/beta hydrolase, whose protein sequence is MEHPLHLLYDRKHTACTGKCKKETVERYNQAGFSVFSIDYRLAPESRLPEIVEDVRDALAWLKQEGQSRFDLDVSRIAVAGSSAGGYLGLMTGTFADKPTAIVSFYGYGDIVGDWYGRPDPFYCRMPLVTRDEAYSIVGNRVISTAGLGRFSFYQYCRQQGVWAKEVSGINPRLDKQPLLAYCPLYRVEPDYPPTLLLHGTKDTDVPYEQSALMAEELTRKGVPNQLIRLEGMGHLFDRNMSDPVVAQAFDQVIDFLQTHLR, encoded by the coding sequence TTGGAGCATCCCCTGCATCTCCTCTATGATAGGAAACATACGGCTTGCACAGGAAAATGTAAAAAGGAGACGGTGGAGCGTTACAACCAGGCGGGCTTCTCGGTATTCTCCATCGACTACCGTCTGGCTCCGGAAAGCCGACTGCCCGAGATCGTGGAGGACGTGCGGGATGCCCTCGCCTGGCTGAAACAAGAAGGCCAGAGCCGCTTTGATCTGGATGTCTCCCGGATCGCTGTGGCGGGCAGCTCCGCCGGCGGCTACCTGGGCTTGATGACGGGGACGTTCGCGGACAAACCGACAGCCATCGTCTCCTTTTACGGATACGGAGACATCGTCGGGGATTGGTACGGCAGACCCGACCCGTTCTACTGCCGGATGCCGCTGGTCACCCGGGACGAGGCGTATTCGATTGTCGGCAATCGGGTCATTTCAACAGCCGGGCTCGGCAGATTCTCTTTCTACCAATACTGCCGCCAACAGGGGGTCTGGGCCAAGGAAGTGAGCGGCATCAATCCTCGTCTCGACAAGCAGCCGCTCTTGGCGTATTGCCCGCTGTACCGAGTCGAACCGGATTATCCGCCCACCCTGCTCCTGCACGGCACCAAGGACACGGATGTACCGTATGAGCAGTCCGCGCTCATGGCCGAAGAGCTGACGAGAAAAGGCGTCCCGAATCAGCTCATCCGGCTGGAGGGTATGGGTCATCTCTTCGACCGAAACATGAGTGATCCTGTCGTGGCGCAAGCCTTTGATCAAGTAATCGATTTTCTCCAAACACATCTGCGCTGA
- a CDS encoding ABC transporter substrate-binding protein, with protein MKKSVLFAASALLTLSLALAGCGQKDTGNTAEPKPEQKTEAEAATVQIGMLKLTSSAPLFIGIEKGFFQEENIDAQAKWFEAAQPIAVATAAGSVDVGATGITASLYNMVAGGQKLVIVADKGREQQGYSSSALLVPGDSPLKSIEELKGKKIGITQTGSTYHYMAGRMLEKYGVGLSDVELIPLNSIKGLMEALKSKQVDAVLLNEPNISTVVAEGYGKVIAQVGDEIEYQTSGIFFSPALADNKDVAERFLKAYAKATRYYYDAVLTKKDGQIVPGENFDEVVQIIAKYTDQEPDMIKKGLPYMDRDGKLLESDIKTQVEWYAKEKLIDKAIDTSEIVNTQLLEDALQKLGK; from the coding sequence GTGAAGAAATCAGTATTGTTTGCTGCAAGTGCACTGCTGACATTGTCATTGGCACTGGCTGGCTGTGGGCAGAAGGACACAGGAAATACAGCCGAGCCGAAGCCGGAACAGAAAACGGAAGCGGAAGCCGCAACCGTACAGATCGGAATGCTGAAACTGACCAGCTCCGCACCCCTGTTTATCGGGATTGAAAAAGGCTTTTTCCAAGAGGAAAATATCGATGCGCAGGCCAAGTGGTTTGAGGCGGCTCAGCCGATCGCTGTCGCGACTGCAGCGGGCAGTGTGGATGTAGGGGCTACCGGGATCACGGCCAGCCTGTACAATATGGTGGCCGGCGGGCAAAAACTGGTCATCGTCGCTGACAAAGGAAGAGAACAGCAAGGTTACTCCTCCTCTGCTTTATTGGTCCCTGGGGATTCACCGCTTAAAAGCATCGAAGAGTTAAAGGGCAAGAAAATCGGGATCACCCAGACGGGTTCCACCTACCACTACATGGCGGGCAGAATGCTGGAAAAGTACGGGGTTGGTCTCAGCGATGTCGAGCTGATTCCGCTGAACAGCATCAAAGGTCTGATGGAAGCCCTCAAGAGCAAGCAGGTTGATGCCGTGCTGCTGAATGAACCCAATATCTCGACCGTCGTAGCGGAGGGCTACGGAAAAGTGATCGCGCAGGTAGGGGACGAAATCGAGTACCAAACTTCGGGCATTTTCTTCTCTCCCGCGTTGGCTGACAACAAAGACGTGGCCGAGCGTTTCCTCAAGGCGTACGCAAAAGCAACGCGCTACTACTATGATGCCGTCCTGACGAAGAAAGACGGTCAAATCGTGCCGGGCGAAAACTTTGACGAAGTCGTTCAGATTATCGCCAAGTACACGGATCAAGAGCCGGACATGATCAAAAAAGGTCTTCCTTATATGGATCGAGACGGCAAACTGTTGGAGTCCGATATCAAGACGCAGGTAGAATGGTACGCCAAAGAGAAGCTGATTGACAAAGCGATTGATACGAGCGAAATCGTGAATACCCAACTGCTGGAAGACGCCTTGCAGAAATTAGGGAAGTGA
- a CDS encoding ABC transporter permease — MNDQRQVITNRVAFLEQKIPGYAAAMGIAGLLILWEIVCRMNIVPPLFLPAPTAILAAAWDMLTNGELLQNLLASMSRIGAGYAIGALCGIVIGLLLGFSRWVDAILTPIVYSIYPIPKIALLPLIILWLGIGEMPKVAIIALGVFFPVVINTYSGVKSVDPMLIKAAVTFGSNHFNVIRKVILPGSLPMIFAGLKLAAGTSLLLLVSAEMIAAQQGIGSMVLHYGNLMITTKLMVGVLLLSLLGLIFNRTLQWLERKLLPWK, encoded by the coding sequence ATGAACGACCAAAGACAAGTCATCACCAACCGCGTCGCCTTTCTGGAACAAAAAATTCCCGGGTACGCGGCGGCCATGGGGATCGCCGGTCTGTTAATCCTGTGGGAGATCGTGTGCCGGATGAACATCGTTCCGCCGCTGTTTTTGCCAGCTCCTACGGCGATTCTGGCGGCAGCGTGGGATATGCTGACCAATGGCGAGCTGCTGCAAAATCTGCTCGCCAGCATGTCGCGGATCGGGGCAGGCTATGCGATCGGAGCGCTTTGCGGCATTGTGATCGGGCTGCTCCTCGGCTTCTCCCGCTGGGTGGACGCGATCCTGACGCCGATTGTCTATTCGATTTACCCGATTCCCAAGATCGCCTTGCTGCCGCTGATCATCCTCTGGCTGGGGATCGGCGAGATGCCCAAGGTGGCGATCATCGCACTCGGCGTCTTTTTCCCGGTCGTCATCAACACCTACTCCGGCGTGAAGAGCGTGGACCCGATGCTGATCAAGGCAGCCGTCACCTTTGGCTCCAATCACTTCAACGTGATACGCAAGGTGATCTTGCCCGGTTCGCTGCCGATGATTTTCGCCGGGCTGAAGCTGGCGGCCGGCACCTCGCTGCTGCTGCTGGTGTCCGCCGAAATGATTGCGGCCCAACAAGGGATCGGCTCCATGGTGCTGCATTACGGGAACCTGATGATTACGACCAAACTGATGGTCGGCGTCCTGCTCCTCTCCCTGCTGGGCCTGATCTTTAACCGTACGCTGCAATGGCTGGAGCGCAAGCTGCTCCCGTGGAAATAA